One Mesorhizobium sp. L-2-11 genomic region harbors:
- a CDS encoding GNAT family N-acetyltransferase, producing MHTVMPECDTRPNASGALLTGRNVDAVTKGEALGRIGNLEVRLARNEAEIAAAQEVRYRVFYDELGARKTLFQVQDRRDADHFDPICDHLLVFDTSLSGPEHRRIVGTYRLLRQEIAAAAGGFYSEGEFELTNLIARHPGQRFLELGRSCVLPQYRSKRTIEALWQGIWTYINHYGIGVMTGCASFPGTVPAAHAEALTYLAHHCRTNSAWDVRAVAGRYCSMDLMPIEAVNAKAAIAAMPPLVKGYLRVGARIGDGCVIDREFSTVDVFVVMPVKEIGARYVNYYGGEAQRFAA from the coding sequence GTGCATACAGTTATGCCGGAATGTGACACTCGGCCGAACGCCAGCGGTGCTTTGCTCACCGGGCGCAATGTCGATGCCGTCACAAAAGGCGAAGCGCTAGGCCGTATCGGCAATCTCGAAGTGCGGCTCGCGCGCAACGAGGCCGAGATCGCCGCCGCGCAGGAAGTGCGCTACCGGGTGTTCTATGACGAGCTCGGCGCCAGGAAAACCCTGTTTCAGGTGCAGGACCGCCGCGACGCCGACCATTTTGATCCGATCTGTGATCATCTGCTCGTCTTCGATACTTCGCTGTCCGGTCCCGAGCATCGCCGCATTGTCGGCACCTACCGCCTGTTGCGGCAGGAAATCGCGGCAGCGGCCGGCGGCTTCTATTCCGAGGGCGAGTTTGAGCTGACCAATCTTATCGCCCGCCACCCCGGCCAGCGTTTCCTTGAGCTCGGCCGCTCCTGCGTCTTGCCGCAATACCGCTCGAAGCGCACCATCGAGGCGCTCTGGCAAGGTATTTGGACCTATATCAACCATTATGGGATCGGCGTGATGACCGGTTGCGCCTCGTTCCCCGGCACCGTGCCGGCGGCGCACGCCGAAGCGCTGACCTATCTCGCCCATCACTGCCGGACGAACTCGGCCTGGGACGTGCGCGCGGTCGCCGGGCGCTACTGCTCCATGGATTTGATGCCGATCGAGGCGGTCAACGCCAAGGCCGCGATCGCGGCGATGCCGCCGCTGGTCAAGGGCTATCTGCGCGTCGGCGCGCGCATCGGCGACGGCTGCGTCATCGACCGCGAATTCTCGACCGTCGACGTGTTCGTGGTGATGCCGGTCAAGGAGATCGGCGCCCGCTACGTCAATTATTATGGCGGGGAAGCCCAGCGCTTCGCCGCTTGA
- the grpE gene encoding nucleotide exchange factor GrpE, protein MSDQAKDERAPDEAETTGTATERTEGSADGDYEALVRLLKENDELKDRALRVAAEMENLRRRTARDVHDARAYAVANFARDMLSVSDNLRRALDAIPAESKASGDAGLKSLIEGVELTERAMLSALERHGVKKLEPEGEKFDPNFHQAMFEVPNPEVPANTVVQVVQPGYSIGERVLRPAMVGVAKGGPKHVAGEAVEPGPVNEQAEKDA, encoded by the coding sequence GCCCGATGAAGCCGAGACGACCGGGACTGCCACCGAACGCACGGAAGGCAGCGCCGACGGCGACTATGAAGCGCTTGTGCGGCTGCTGAAGGAAAACGACGAGTTGAAGGACCGCGCGCTCCGCGTCGCAGCAGAGATGGAGAATTTGCGCCGTCGTACTGCCCGTGACGTGCACGATGCACGCGCCTATGCGGTTGCCAATTTCGCCCGTGACATGCTGTCGGTATCGGACAATCTGCGCCGTGCGCTGGATGCGATCCCGGCTGAGTCCAAGGCGTCGGGTGATGCCGGTTTGAAGTCACTGATCGAGGGCGTCGAACTCACCGAGCGCGCCATGCTATCGGCGCTCGAGCGGCACGGAGTGAAGAAGCTCGAGCCGGAAGGCGAGAAGTTCGACCCGAATTTCCATCAGGCGATGTTCGAGGTTCCCAATCCGGAGGTGCCGGCCAACACGGTGGTCCAAGTCGTGCAGCCCGGCTATTCGATCGGCGAGCGGGTGCTGCGGCCGGCCATGGTCGGCGTTGCCAAGGGCGGTCCCAAGCATGTGGCTGGTGAAGCGGTCGAGCCAGGGCCGGTGAATGAGCAAGCTGAGAAGGATGCGTAA
- a CDS encoding ATP-binding protein: MVTESAIRETQSAESVDGVGPEAPSRQHIAAPPLAPELPAANREGLPFLMLVAIVVLAGLSHLTGAPIFITVGLLATGMAGLVVHLRARRTQRRTVALLGETAARSRAEVESLADRVWEMQESEERFRGLIDALGDLVVHRDRDGHIVYANKVFAELVGADQRDLAGRALAEFGIDVGIVPDAAFSDHECLSSTDVAISTASGPRWFSWIELSVRDKESGAVSHRAIARDITARKHAETSLITARERAEYASQAKSRFLATVSHEIRTPMNGIMGMAKLLADTGLSPQQRTYVGAISTSASALLALIEDLLDYSKIEAGRFDPEPQPMSVREIADNIVELLAARAFAKNIGLGCHVEPDVPQMISADPGRVRQVLLNLIGNAIKFTDSGGVLVSIARARTETTDRICFTVTDTGPGLHEDDLERIFEEFEQADGTSTRAHGGAGLGLAISRRLVIAMGGTISVSSQFGQGSEFVFEIPAISATEPPQSRQDALSWRRAVILSKNTIEADAIARTIRANGGKVDLAATAAQATSFAEGCDVLLVDAAMEEGDGRLLKRLRQSGFADCEAITLIAPTDRGMLGDFRASGYATFLARPVRGETLLRVLLTSSVPALTQPQPENRGAPSARATGSRRRGLSVLIAEDNDINAMLARATLLKAGHRVKLVGNGKAAVEAITGTDHKYRFDVVLMDLHMPVMDGLDAIAAIRRHEEETAVPPVPIMVLSADSQETTRHAVLAHGASGFVIKPLDPDALVHAIEGHVAA, from the coding sequence ATGGTCACGGAATCCGCCATCAGAGAAACGCAGAGCGCCGAAAGCGTCGACGGGGTCGGCCCGGAGGCGCCAAGCCGGCAGCATATCGCGGCACCGCCACTGGCGCCTGAACTGCCCGCCGCCAATCGCGAAGGCCTGCCGTTCCTGATGCTCGTCGCCATCGTCGTGCTGGCAGGCCTGTCGCATCTGACCGGCGCGCCGATCTTCATCACCGTCGGCCTTTTGGCGACTGGCATGGCAGGCCTCGTCGTGCATCTGCGTGCCAGGCGCACGCAGCGCCGCACGGTTGCGCTCCTTGGCGAGACCGCAGCGCGCAGCCGCGCCGAGGTTGAGAGCCTGGCCGACCGCGTTTGGGAGATGCAGGAGAGCGAGGAACGCTTTCGCGGGCTGATCGACGCGCTTGGCGATCTCGTCGTCCATCGCGACCGTGACGGCCACATCGTCTATGCCAACAAGGTTTTCGCCGAGCTTGTCGGAGCCGACCAGCGCGACCTTGCCGGCAGGGCCCTGGCCGAATTCGGCATCGACGTCGGCATCGTTCCCGATGCCGCTTTTTCCGACCATGAATGCCTGAGCTCCACTGACGTCGCCATTAGCACAGCGAGCGGCCCGCGCTGGTTCTCATGGATCGAACTGTCCGTGCGCGACAAGGAGAGCGGTGCTGTCTCGCATCGGGCCATCGCCCGCGACATTACAGCACGCAAGCACGCCGAAACGTCGCTGATCACCGCCCGCGAGCGAGCCGAATACGCAAGCCAGGCCAAATCGCGCTTCCTCGCCACCGTCAGCCACGAGATTCGCACGCCGATGAATGGCATCATGGGCATGGCCAAGCTGCTGGCGGACACCGGGCTCTCGCCGCAACAACGAACCTATGTCGGCGCCATCTCGACCTCGGCCAGCGCGCTGCTGGCGCTGATCGAGGACCTGCTCGACTATTCCAAGATCGAGGCCGGCCGCTTCGATCCCGAACCACAGCCAATGTCGGTGCGCGAGATCGCCGACAACATCGTAGAACTCCTGGCGGCGCGCGCCTTCGCCAAGAATATCGGCCTTGGCTGCCATGTCGAACCCGACGTGCCGCAGATGATATCAGCCGATCCTGGAAGAGTCAGGCAGGTGCTGCTCAACCTCATCGGCAACGCCATCAAGTTCACCGACAGCGGCGGCGTGTTGGTGAGCATCGCTCGTGCCCGCACCGAAACCACCGACCGCATATGCTTCACCGTCACCGACACCGGTCCCGGCCTGCACGAGGACGACTTGGAGCGCATCTTTGAGGAATTCGAACAGGCTGACGGCACGTCGACCCGCGCGCATGGCGGCGCCGGGCTCGGTCTTGCCATCTCCAGGCGTCTGGTGATCGCCATGGGCGGCACGATTTCGGTGTCGAGCCAGTTCGGCCAGGGTTCGGAATTCGTCTTCGAAATCCCTGCAATATCGGCCACCGAGCCGCCGCAGAGCCGTCAGGATGCGCTGTCATGGCGGCGCGCCGTGATCCTGTCGAAGAACACCATCGAGGCCGACGCCATCGCCCGCACCATCCGCGCCAATGGCGGCAAGGTCGATCTCGCCGCGACCGCCGCCCAGGCGACGTCCTTCGCTGAAGGCTGCGATGTGCTTTTGGTCGATGCAGCCATGGAGGAAGGCGACGGCAGGTTGCTCAAGCGCCTTCGCCAGAGCGGCTTTGCCGATTGCGAGGCGATCACACTGATCGCCCCGACCGACCGCGGCATGCTGGGCGACTTCCGCGCCAGCGGCTACGCCACCTTTCTGGCGAGGCCGGTGCGTGGCGAAACGTTGCTGCGCGTGCTTTTGACCAGCAGCGTGCCTGCCCTCACCCAGCCGCAGCCGGAAAATCGCGGCGCACCATCGGCCCGCGCCACTGGCAGCCGGCGGCGGGGTCTGTCCGTGCTGATCGCCGAGGATAACGACATCAACGCCATGCTTGCCCGTGCTACGCTGCTGAAGGCCGGGCATCGCGTGAAACTGGTCGGCAACGGCAAGGCCGCCGTCGAGGCCATCACCGGCACCGACCACAAATACCGCTTCGACGTGGTGCTGATGGATCTGCATATGCCTGTCATGGACGGGCTGGACGCGATCGCCGCCATCCGCCGGCACGAGGAGGAAACCGCCGTGCCGCCGGTTCCGATCATGGTGCTGTCGGCCGACAGTCAGGAAACGACCCGCCACGCCGTGCTCGCCCATGGCGCCAGCGGTTTCGTCATCAAGCCGCTCGACCCTGACGCGCTTGTCCATGCGATCGAGGGCCACGTGGCCGCGTGA
- the acuI gene encoding acrylyl-CoA reductase (NADPH): MPETFKAILVSRDAEKKQSVAITDLTEADLMEGDVTVAVEATTVNYKDGLAISGKAPVIRRWPLVPGIDFAGTVISSSNADWRPGDKVILNGWGVGETHFGAYAERARVKGDWLVPLPQGMSPHDAMAIGTAGYTAMLCVIALERHGIVPDRGPVVVTGSAGGVGSVAVSILSSLGYHVIASTGRSAESPYLTDLGASEVISREELAQPAKPLAKERWAGGVDAVGSHTLANVLSMTSYGGAVAACGLAGGMDLPASVAPFILRGVCLLGIDSVMAPKTVRMEAWRRIGTDLDLRKLASLSTTIGFDGIIDAAHDIVEGKIRGRVVVDM, encoded by the coding sequence ATGCCCGAAACCTTCAAAGCCATCCTCGTTTCGCGCGACGCCGAGAAAAAGCAGTCGGTCGCGATCACCGACCTTACAGAAGCCGACCTGATGGAAGGCGATGTCACCGTCGCCGTCGAGGCGACGACGGTGAACTACAAGGATGGCCTCGCCATATCCGGCAAGGCGCCGGTGATCCGCCGCTGGCCGCTGGTGCCGGGCATTGATTTCGCCGGCACCGTCATCTCGTCTTCCAATGCCGACTGGCGCCCGGGGGACAAGGTCATATTGAACGGCTGGGGCGTCGGCGAGACGCATTTTGGCGCCTATGCCGAGCGCGCCCGTGTCAAGGGCGATTGGCTGGTGCCACTGCCCCAGGGCATGAGCCCGCATGATGCGATGGCGATCGGCACGGCAGGATACACCGCCATGCTTTGCGTCATCGCGCTGGAACGGCACGGCATCGTGCCGGATCGCGGCCCGGTCGTGGTGACGGGCTCGGCCGGCGGCGTCGGCTCGGTCGCGGTTTCGATTCTGTCCAGCCTCGGTTATCACGTCATCGCCTCGACCGGCCGCAGCGCTGAAAGTCCATACCTGACCGACCTGGGCGCTTCGGAAGTGATTTCGCGCGAAGAGCTTGCCCAGCCGGCAAAGCCGCTCGCCAAGGAACGCTGGGCCGGCGGCGTCGATGCGGTCGGCAGTCACACGCTGGCCAACGTCCTTTCGATGACCTCCTATGGCGGCGCCGTCGCCGCCTGCGGCCTGGCAGGAGGCATGGATCTGCCGGCGAGCGTCGCCCCGTTCATCCTGCGCGGCGTCTGTCTGCTCGGCATCGATTCGGTGATGGCGCCAAAAACCGTCCGCATGGAGGCGTGGCGCCGCATCGGCACGGACCTCGACCTCCGGAAGCTCGCCAGCCTGTCCACGACCATTGGCTTCGATGGCATCATCGACGCCGCACACGACATCGTCGAGGGCAAGATCCGCGGTCGTGTGGTGGTGGACATGTGA